Proteins encoded in a region of the Cetobacterium ceti genome:
- a CDS encoding DUF116 domain-containing protein: MKNFMIKMIYNIYYTSFILSERFINDHKKKSKIAENFLLFNNKRVLRKIKNKKLEKISILLPHCIQKYDCPYKVTSNIENCKQCGGCKLGDILKLKKEFNVDVKVATGGTLARMYIKDYRPDLLIAVACKRDLVSGIYDAFPFKVYGIFNEIKNSPCINTDVSLIKIREFLEEVRGRK, translated from the coding sequence ATCAAAAATTTCATGATTAAGATGATTTATAATATTTATTACACAAGTTTTATTTTGTCAGAAAGATTTATAAATGATCATAAAAAAAAGAGCAAAATAGCAGAAAATTTTTTACTATTTAATAACAAAAGAGTTTTAAGAAAAATAAAAAATAAAAAATTAGAAAAAATTTCAATATTATTACCTCATTGCATTCAAAAATATGATTGTCCATATAAGGTAACATCAAATATAGAGAATTGTAAACAATGTGGCGGTTGTAAACTAGGAGATATTTTAAAATTAAAAAAGGAATTTAATGTAGATGTGAAAGTTGCAACTGGGGGAACTTTGGCTAGAATGTATATTAAAGATTATAGACCAGATCTTTTAATTGCCGTGGCATGTAAAAGAGATTTGGTTTCAGGAATTTACGATGCTTTTCCATTTAAAGTTTATGGAATTTTTAATGAAATTAAAAATTCACCATGTATTAATACCGATGTTTCTTTAATTAAAATTAGAGAATTTTTAGAAGAGGTGAGGGGAAGAAAGTGA
- a CDS encoding tetratricopeptide repeat protein — protein sequence MKKIVIFIGAVLLSSQLMASQKEDLNFLEQLYKQGKYNIAIDESQNFINKYPDSKYNKNIIIRLGKTYYFEGDYKNSIKFLQLALTKDPSDDEKNDINLYLMRDYAGLNDYKTAYEKLNLIEKDSDYYQKALLDLGNHYLDTGKYVEAQDELIKLVKLDPKGKYYKDGVISLALSSYNNSQYVKTIVYLDTYYKGDSKDRNYPLANYLYGSSYYKINEPLKAKGYFKKVIDLYGNSTYGKKARLTMIELDLKDKNVQLAQEGLEKLKGTNEEGEAFKLFGDYYVVEKDYNKALSYYGKIIKSNRSDINYGYAFALYKLGREKESLTYFNKLKGTKFYKQSVYYIFAIYYKDKNYKWVVNNRNLINNFDYDKEDIITLRTIIGNSALETKNYKIARVNYLKVYGLKGNKENLYRVIIGEAKAGSLEDMEKAYKDYYTKYLDDTTNKKNIYLVVGERYYNEKELPKAEALYKSYIEKDRDTTVLSNLISVLLDEKKYDEVITLLNSMDVSNENIYLKGIASMGMGKYEEAEKYFQELNEKTDLSNGLKEKVAFNEIKNYFLWDKYNKVIELGEKYIGSENTYELPEIVDRVALSYFRLDKMDLAREYFGKLKLIESYEDYAQFQMGETYYNDKDYLKAAEEYKKVAENGITPEYKEKGFYWEVNSIYNTGKYGEYTEKAKEFLKLYPNSQFKDNILILNGEVLAREGSIESQIKNYEDLYSNTQNPLMKEDALIKIIQLNDKNNSYDKGLEWVDKLSNKEQQEYFKSKFYMGKGETEKALESYGNLLSSNEYKDYALISLGNYWYGQNNLQKAKEYYGEISNLDTSEYKDLAAYQLANIYEKEGDYALAARNYVKVYVMYPQSKYTLESEIKAGENYEKINRYKEALDQYKEAYKKNNKSYEKFLLEKMIFLNLKIENKEEAKVYYEKLVKLDEKSSEKYKEFIIGGTN from the coding sequence GTGAAAAAGATAGTAATTTTTATTGGAGCAGTTTTGTTAAGTTCGCAATTGATGGCTTCGCAAAAAGAAGATTTGAATTTTTTAGAACAATTATATAAACAGGGAAAATACAATATAGCAATTGATGAATCACAGAATTTTATAAACAAATATCCAGATTCTAAATATAATAAAAATATTATAATTAGATTGGGAAAAACATATTATTTTGAAGGAGATTATAAAAATAGTATAAAGTTTTTACAATTAGCCTTAACAAAAGATCCGTCAGATGATGAAAAAAATGATATTAATTTATATTTAATGAGAGATTATGCTGGATTAAATGATTATAAAACAGCTTATGAAAAATTAAATTTAATAGAAAAAGATAGTGATTATTATCAAAAAGCTTTACTTGATTTAGGAAATCACTATTTAGATACAGGAAAATATGTAGAAGCTCAAGATGAACTTATTAAATTGGTAAAATTAGATCCAAAAGGAAAATATTATAAGGATGGAGTTATTAGTTTAGCCCTTTCATCATATAATAATTCTCAGTATGTAAAAACCATTGTATATTTAGATACATATTATAAGGGAGACAGTAAAGATAGAAATTATCCATTGGCTAATTATTTATATGGGTCTTCATATTATAAAATAAATGAACCATTAAAAGCAAAAGGATACTTTAAAAAAGTTATAGATTTATATGGTAATAGTACATATGGGAAAAAAGCTAGATTAACTATGATTGAATTGGATTTAAAAGATAAAAATGTTCAATTGGCTCAAGAGGGATTGGAAAAGTTAAAGGGAACTAATGAAGAGGGAGAAGCTTTTAAATTATTCGGAGACTATTATGTAGTTGAAAAGGATTATAATAAGGCTTTAAGTTACTACGGAAAAATAATAAAAAGTAATAGAAGTGATATTAACTATGGATATGCTTTTGCTTTATATAAATTAGGAAGAGAAAAAGAATCTTTAACATATTTTAATAAGTTAAAGGGAACTAAGTTTTATAAACAAAGTGTTTACTATATTTTTGCAATTTATTATAAAGATAAAAATTATAAATGGGTTGTTAATAATAGAAACCTAATTAATAATTTTGATTATGATAAGGAAGATATAATAACTTTAAGAACTATAATAGGAAATAGTGCCTTAGAAACTAAAAATTATAAAATTGCTAGGGTAAATTATTTAAAAGTATATGGATTAAAGGGAAATAAAGAAAATTTATACAGAGTTATAATAGGAGAAGCTAAGGCAGGTTCTCTAGAGGACATGGAAAAAGCTTATAAGGACTATTATACAAAATATCTAGATGATACTACAAATAAAAAGAATATTTATTTAGTTGTAGGAGAAAGATATTATAATGAAAAAGAGCTACCTAAGGCAGAGGCTCTATATAAAAGTTATATAGAAAAGGATAGGGACACAACAGTTTTATCTAATCTGATCTCAGTTTTATTAGATGAAAAAAAATATGATGAAGTTATAACTCTTTTAAATAGTATGGATGTTTCAAATGAAAATATATATTTAAAAGGAATTGCTTCTATGGGAATGGGAAAATATGAAGAAGCTGAAAAATATTTCCAAGAGTTAAATGAAAAAACAGATTTATCAAATGGATTAAAAGAAAAAGTTGCCTTTAATGAGATAAAAAATTATTTTTTATGGGATAAGTATAATAAAGTAATTGAATTAGGAGAAAAATATATAGGTAGTGAAAACACTTATGAATTACCAGAAATAGTTGATAGAGTAGCTTTAAGTTATTTTAGATTGGATAAAATGGATTTAGCAAGAGAATATTTTGGGAAACTAAAATTAATTGAATCCTATGAAGATTACGCTCAGTTTCAAATGGGAGAAACTTATTATAATGATAAGGATTATTTAAAGGCGGCAGAAGAATATAAAAAAGTAGCTGAAAATGGAATTACTCCAGAATATAAGGAAAAAGGATTCTATTGGGAAGTAAATTCTATTTATAATACTGGAAAATATGGAGAATATACAGAAAAAGCCAAAGAATTTTTAAAGTTATATCCTAATAGTCAATTTAAAGATAATATTTTAATATTAAATGGAGAAGTATTAGCAAGAGAAGGGTCTATTGAAAGTCAAATTAAAAACTATGAGGATCTCTATAGTAATACCCAAAATCCTTTAATGAAAGAGGATGCTCTTATTAAGATTATACAATTGAATGATAAAAATAATTCTTACGATAAAGGGTTAGAATGGGTGGATAAACTTTCAAATAAAGAACAACAGGAATATTTCAAAAGTAAATTCTATATGGGTAAGGGTGAAACAGAAAAAGCCTTAGAATCTTATGGAAACTTATTATCTTCAAATGAATATAAGGATTATGCTCTTATAAGTCTTGGTAATTATTGGTATGGACAAAATAATTTACAAAAAGCTAAGGAATACTATGGTGAAATATCTAATTTAGATACAAGTGAATATAAAGATTTAGCAGCATATCAATTGGCAAATATATATGAAAAAGAGGGGGACTATGCTTTAGCTGCAAGAAACTATGTAAAAGTATATGTGATGTATCCTCAAAGTAAATATACCCTTGAATCTGAAATTAAAGCTGGAGAAAACTATGAAAAAATAAATAGATATAAAGAGGCTTTAGATCAATATAAGGAAGCATATAAAAAGAATAACAAATCCTATGAAAAGTTTTTATTGGAAAAAATGATATTTTTAAATTTAAAAATAGAAAATAAAGAAGAAGCTAAGGTTTATTATGAAAAATTAGTTAAATTAGATGAGAAATCATCTGAAAAATATAAGGAATTTATAATAGGGGGGACAAATTAA
- a CDS encoding MotA/TolQ/ExbB proton channel family protein, whose amino-acid sequence MYWLTNGGILMYFILLMSIIGLAVIIERFIYFKANQQITMVKLRPMLREALEKQDIKGAISTLGNTKSSTARVLREILAFWYQTKTTNIISLEEKGREAALAQIPQLERNMWILSIVAHTTPLIGLLGTVTGMIKAFQAVSIYGTGDPSVLANGISQALFTTAGGLIVAIPALIFYNYFNRKIDEQINEMEKGSAELINYFRK is encoded by the coding sequence ATGTATTGGTTAACTAACGGTGGAATATTGATGTACTTTATCCTATTAATGTCAATTATAGGATTAGCAGTTATAATAGAGAGATTTATATATTTTAAAGCAAACCAACAAATTACAATGGTTAAATTAAGACCTATGTTAAGAGAAGCACTTGAAAAACAAGATATCAAAGGAGCTATAAGCACTTTAGGAAATACTAAGAGTTCTACAGCTAGAGTTTTAAGAGAAATTTTAGCTTTTTGGTATCAAACAAAAACAACAAATATTATTTCTTTAGAAGAAAAAGGAAGAGAAGCTGCTTTAGCACAAATTCCTCAACTTGAGAGAAATATGTGGATATTATCAATTGTAGCTCATACAACACCATTAATAGGATTATTAGGAACAGTAACAGGAATGATAAAAGCTTTCCAAGCGGTTTCAATATATGGAACAGGAGATCCTTCTGTTTTAGCAAATGGAATATCTCAAGCTTTATTTACAACTGCAGGTGGTCTTATAGTAGCTATACCAGCTTTAATTTTCTATAATTATTTCAATAGAAAAATAGATGAGCAAATTAATGAAATGGAAAAGGGAAGTGCAGAGTTAATAAACTACTTTAGAAAATAG
- a CDS encoding ExbD/TolR family protein has translation MKLNRIKRRNGNSLVLELTPLIDVVFLLLIFFLVATSFQDVKSGIKIDLPQSSIREMSDVNNIQVVVTKSKEYFITYREKGKTHRIKTSKRDLEKELREKLEKSQSKDVIISADKNLNHGTVVDVMTISKEAGAQTLDIDTSSEK, from the coding sequence ATGAAATTAAATAGAATAAAAAGAAGAAATGGAAATTCTCTAGTTCTAGAACTAACACCTCTTATAGACGTAGTATTTTTACTCCTAATATTTTTCCTTGTTGCCACAAGTTTTCAAGATGTGAAAAGTGGAATAAAAATTGATTTACCACAATCTTCAATAAGAGAGATGAGTGATGTAAATAATATTCAGGTAGTTGTTACAAAATCAAAGGAATATTTTATTACATATAGAGAAAAGGGAAAAACTCATAGAATAAAAACATCAAAAAGAGATTTAGAAAAAGAGTTAAGAGAAAAATTAGAGAAATCTCAAAGTAAAGATGTAATCATAAGTGCAGATAAGAATTTAAATCATGGAACAGTGGTAGATGTAATGACAATATCTAAAGAAGCTGGAGCACAAACTTTAGATATAGATACATCCAGCGAAAAGTAG
- a CDS encoding energy transducer TonB — translation MMKMKKVDSIALGISIIINIIILLSIPQFKIEKVLNRKLKVGLVALDSNKRRVTKKTFKDSEKTITKNTPAPKPKPAVEKTVKKEDVKKKQELSLDQLEKTITKANIDVLSKDTPSKKIVAKSLSGEISKKKKIEKSFSRESNLEKSLTPLVNLNDGISATSEEGFEIPDTKEVLNQSEDKIPVDFGKVYDVTSLNEGLPSGYKLGVEDGDIIAKWDPDNREPIYPESAQVRGMQGTVKLRLTIDPRGNVESLTLEKGSGVPEINFAIEKIARTWKIYLSKNGLNIKGDVILEYNFKLVGKN, via the coding sequence ATGATGAAAATGAAAAAGGTAGATTCAATAGCACTAGGAATATCTATTATTATTAATATAATAATATTATTATCTATACCTCAATTTAAAATTGAGAAAGTTTTAAATAGAAAGTTAAAGGTTGGATTAGTTGCTTTAGATAGTAATAAAAGAAGAGTTACAAAAAAAACTTTTAAAGATTCAGAAAAAACAATTACTAAAAATACACCAGCACCAAAACCAAAACCTGCTGTGGAAAAAACAGTAAAAAAAGAGGATGTAAAGAAAAAGCAAGAACTTTCTTTAGATCAACTTGAAAAAACAATTACAAAGGCAAATATTGATGTATTATCTAAGGATACACCAAGTAAAAAAATAGTTGCAAAATCTTTAAGTGGAGAAATTTCTAAGAAGAAAAAAATAGAAAAGTCTTTTTCACGGGAAAGTAATTTAGAAAAAAGTTTAACTCCTTTGGTTAATTTAAACGATGGGATAAGTGCAACTTCAGAAGAGGGATTTGAAATACCTGATACAAAAGAAGTTTTAAATCAGAGTGAAGATAAAATTCCTGTAGATTTTGGAAAAGTTTATGATGTAACAAGTTTAAATGAAGGATTACCAAGTGGATATAAATTAGGAGTTGAAGATGGAGATATTATTGCTAAATGGGATCCTGATAATAGAGAACCTATATATCCAGAATCAGCTCAGGTTAGAGGTATGCAAGGAACTGTAAAATTAAGACTTACAATAGATCCTAGGGGGAATGTAGAATCTTTAACACTAGAAAAGGGAAGTGGTGTTCCTGAGATAAACTTTGCAATAGAAAAAATTGCAAGAACTTGGAAGATATACCTAAGTAAAAATGGATTAAATATTAAAGGTGATGTTATATTAGAATATAACTTCAAATTAGTAGGAAAAAATTAG
- a CDS encoding sigma-54-dependent transcriptional regulator → MTLLGFRLDSSLREELESNFENELRFGDNIASFLELLKERKYEAILIEEANLQQDALINLVKKVVEFQKKAVVIILGESSNLKVVAGTVKAGAYDYLLKPVEDKEIIKIVEKSVKDFKLMAERVDKNKNTGDKLIGQTKEIVEVYKMIGKVANSRVPVLVVGEKGTGKKSVATAVHQFSDWSNKPFLSINCISFQNELLERKLFGYEKGAFEGASFLQLGDLEKANGGTLHLGNIEALNLDMQSKILYLLQEGEFYRMGGTEPVSIDIRIVATTSENLEELISKGQFIDELYHKLKILEITIPPLRERKDDIPFIIDHYLIGCNEELHKAIKGVSKPAMKKIMRYDWPGNVNELKNAIKSAVALCRGGSILIEDLPSNVVGNKISKRRGDIQNWILGDWIEGEIANLKSKNQRDYYGNIISKVEKELIRQVLEMTSGKKVETAELLGITRNTLRTKMNNYGLE, encoded by the coding sequence TTGACCCTTTTAGGATTCAGATTAGATAGTAGTTTAAGAGAGGAATTAGAGAGTAACTTTGAAAATGAACTGAGATTTGGAGATAATATTGCTAGTTTTTTAGAGCTTTTAAAAGAGAGAAAATATGAAGCAATATTAATTGAAGAAGCAAATTTACAGCAGGATGCACTAATTAATCTTGTGAAAAAAGTTGTTGAATTCCAGAAAAAAGCAGTGGTAATTATTTTAGGTGAAAGTTCAAACTTAAAAGTTGTTGCAGGAACTGTAAAAGCTGGAGCTTATGATTATTTATTAAAACCTGTAGAAGATAAAGAGATTATCAAAATTGTTGAAAAATCAGTAAAAGATTTTAAATTAATGGCTGAAAGAGTAGATAAAAATAAGAATACAGGGGATAAATTAATAGGGCAAACTAAAGAGATAGTTGAAGTATATAAAATGATAGGAAAAGTTGCAAATAGTAGAGTGCCTGTTTTAGTGGTAGGAGAAAAGGGAACTGGAAAGAAAAGTGTTGCAACAGCAGTTCATCAATTTAGTGATTGGAGTAATAAACCATTTCTAAGTATTAACTGTATTTCCTTTCAAAATGAACTACTAGAAAGAAAGCTATTTGGATATGAAAAGGGCGCTTTTGAAGGAGCATCGTTCTTACAATTAGGAGATTTAGAAAAAGCTAATGGTGGAACTTTACATCTTGGAAATATAGAAGCTTTAAATTTAGATATGCAGTCTAAAATTTTATATTTACTACAAGAGGGTGAGTTTTATAGAATGGGTGGAACAGAGCCTGTATCTATAGATATTAGAATAGTTGCTACAACAAGTGAAAATTTAGAGGAATTAATTTCTAAGGGACAATTTATAGATGAGTTATATCATAAATTAAAAATATTAGAGATAACTATTCCTCCATTGAGAGAAAGAAAAGATGACATTCCTTTTATTATAGATCATTATTTAATAGGATGTAATGAAGAACTTCATAAAGCAATAAAAGGTGTAAGTAAGCCTGCTATGAAAAAAATAATGAGATATGACTGGCCAGGAAACGTAAATGAATTAAAAAATGCTATTAAATCAGCAGTTGCTCTTTGTCGTGGAGGATCAATTTTAATAGAAGATTTACCTAGTAATGTAGTGGGAAATAAAATTTCTAAAAGAAGAGGAGATATTCAAAACTGGATTTTAGGAGATTGGATAGAGGGAGAAATTGCTAACTTAAAAAGCAAAAATCAAAGAGATTATTATGGAAATATAATTTCAAAGGTTGAGAAAGAGTTAATACGTCAAGTATTAGAAATGACAAGTGGGAAAAAAGTTGAAACAGCAGAATTATTAGGAATTACAAGAAATACTTTAAGAACAAAAATGAATAACTACGGTTTAGAATAG